From a single Deinococcus ruber genomic region:
- a CDS encoding HAD-IA family hydrolase: MNPAEAGRALLLDVDGVLVLPPQMFGSALMTRHPETVRAFFAGPFLEASTGRADLRDLLPPLLQQIGYAGTLDDFLNEWFGSENHPNTPLLEALKDLRRAGWPIFLATNQERHRLKYLLDDMKLGQMTDGEFSSASVGQRKPHPAYFAQVAAALGIPAARIVFWDDVAENVEAARTAGWTAHLYESVAQFQQVMEATSVQSR; the protein is encoded by the coding sequence GTGAACCCGGCTGAAGCGGGCCGCGCCCTGCTGCTGGACGTAGACGGCGTGCTGGTGCTGCCGCCACAGATGTTTGGCTCGGCACTGATGACGCGGCACCCGGAGACGGTACGGGCCTTTTTCGCCGGGCCGTTTCTGGAAGCCAGCACCGGGCGGGCAGACCTACGCGACCTGCTCCCGCCCCTGCTGCAACAGATCGGCTACGCGGGCACCCTCGACGACTTTCTGAACGAGTGGTTCGGCAGCGAGAACCACCCGAACACGCCGCTGCTGGAAGCCCTGAAGGACCTGCGGCGGGCAGGCTGGCCCATCTTCCTGGCGACCAATCAGGAGCGACACCGCCTGAAGTACCTGCTGGACGACATGAAGCTGGGGCAGATGACGGACGGTGAATTTTCCAGTGCCAGCGTGGGGCAGCGCAAACCCCACCCGGCCTACTTCGCGCAGGTGGCGGCAGCACTGGGGATTCCAGCCGCCCGCATCGTCTTCTGGGACGACGTGGCCGAGAATGTGGAGGCCGCCAGAACAGCAGGCTGGACAGCTCACCTGTACGAAAGCGTGGCGCAGTTCCAGCAGGTCATGGAGGCAACCAGCGTTCAGAGCCGCTGA